A segment of the Agarivorans albus genome:
AACGACCCACCTAAAGTAAACTTGGTATCGGTAGTGCCTACAGCAGGTGACAGCATGACACCGAGCTTCGATATTAATTTACGGGTGGTTAACCCCAATAAACAAGCGCTCAGCCTAGCTGGGGCGGTATATACCTTGTCACTCAACGGCCACGAAATCGTCACTGGAGCCACCAGCGATTTACCCGAAGTGCCCGGTTATGGCGAGGCCAACTTTACCTTGCCAGCCCAAGCCAACTTAATTGCTACCTTCCGCCTGTTAAGCTCGTTTGTCGCCTTAAAAAGCCCTGAGCTAGATTATCAGGTAGATGTAAAACTGGACATAGGAAGCTTGTGGCCAGCGGTAAACCTTACCGAGAAGGGCACATTTAAGTTAGAAGATCTTGGCCAGCAAATAAGCTCAAGTGTTCAGGCACTATAAAGTAAGCGCTGAAAGGGCTGTTGCAAGGTTTTAGCTCCAGCGCTCATTCACTTTAATTAAGTGAAAACCAAACTGTGTTTTAACTGGCCCTATTACTTCATTTAAGGGGCCAGAGAACACCGCTTTATCAAAGCTTTTCACCATATCACCTTTAGCAAACTCGCCTAAATCGCCACCTTGCTTAGCAGAAGGGCATGACGAAAAACGTAACGCCATCGCCTCAAAGCTAGAGCCTTTGTTTAACTTTTCTAGTATTTCTAATGCCTTTTTTTCTGAACTCACAATAATGTGTTGAGCTCGCGCTTGTGCTTTTGCCATTGCTGCCTCTTGAATTTTTGCTTGTTATACACTGAACAGCAAATCAACCAAAGCCCGAGCCTAAAATTAGCAAAAAAACATAAGACAAAAGTAAAGATGCCCAAATAGCTCACATTTATTTGTCTCCAAGCAGGCTATATTTTTAGCAAGAAACAAAAGTATTTACTCACCTTTCACAGGTATAAATGGAACGATATTCGTCTTCTTGGACTTGGCTGCGCAATTTTCTTTTAGCCCTTACCGTGCTAGTGCTTGTGGCTGCCCAATGGATACCTGCCAAGCGCCTTCAGCTCTACCCCAGTGGAAACATGCTGGTGGATTTGTACTCCGATAAAGGACAGGGCGGCAACTCTAGTGCGTATTGGCTAACCAGCAACCAAAAGTTTGTCTGTAACCTAGAAAGCAGCCATTTACCGGCAAAGTATTGCGGAATAAGCATCAAGTTCCACAAGCCAACTGACGCGGGTACATCAGACAAATACGCTTCCTTAGAAAACATAGATTTAAGTGACTACAAACAATTAGTGGTGGACGCAGATTTCGAAGGACCTTCTAGCGAACTACGTTTCTTTATGCGCAGCACCGAAGCAACCAGCGGCCACGATCTGTCTGATGCAAAATTTATGTTCACCTACTTTGAGAAACACGAACTGGCGGAGCAAGAAGCAAAAGCTCAATTTAACCAATTCTCTATTCCCGCGTGGTGGCTAAATCGTTATTACCAATCACGCGATGACTTCACTTTAGACTTCTCTAAAGTTAAAGAAATATCCTTTGATATTCCTTCCACCTCGTCCGATGGCGAATACACCATCACCGTGAATAAGGTTGAAGCTGAAGGGAAGTGGATCAGCAACGAAAGCTTATATGCCACTATCATTGCCGTGTGGCTTGTTTATTTTACTGCCGAGTTGGTTCGCTATGTGTTGCATCAGAAAAAGAACTTAACCCAGTCTATTCATACACTTGAGAAAGATGTAGACGAACTCAAACACACCGCCAGTAACGACCAACTTACCGGCGTACTTAACCGCCGAGGTCTATTAGACGCTCTAGAAGAGAAACCAATAAGCAACAATAACTACTACTTATTCGTTTTTGATATCGACCACTTTAAACATATTAACGATAGTTATGGCCACAACAACGGTGATGCCGTGCTGCGCTTTTTTGCTCGCCAATTAAGCTCGGTGATTCGCAGCCAAGATTTATTTGCTCGCTGGGGCGGTGAAGAGTTTGTTTTACTTTCTGAACAGCAGCATGAAATAGATGCTTATAACTTTGCCGAGCGCTTGCGCAAACTGATCCACCAACAAGATTTCTTGCTGTCGTTTGAGGGCAAGCAACAACATATTAAGTTGAGCATGAGCATAGGCTTAACCCTAGTCGATAAAGATGAAGCCTTTAACGTTGCCTTTAATCGTGCCGACAGCGCCCTTTATTTAGCCAAAGATAAAGGCCGCAATCGCACCCAACTCGCCAGTTAAAGCTGCCAATCAATAGCGGCTTTTCCTTGCTGTTCTAGCAGCTGGTTAGTTTTAGAAAAATGGCGGCAGCCAAAAAAGCCGCGATGGGCAGATAAAGGCGAGGGGTGTACCGAACTTAACAAATGGTGTTTGTTAACATCAATCACTTGGCCTTTCTTTTGCGCATGGGCACCCCACAACAAGAACACCACTCCATCACAATGCTGGCTAATGTGACTAATGACAGCCTCGGTAAAGGTTTCCCAGCCATATTTTGCATGTGAATGAGCTTTTGCTTGCTCAACGGTAAGCACCGTATTTAGTAACAACACACCTTGCTTGGCCCAGGCACTTAAATTGCCATGCTCTGGAATCACAAAGCCGTCGATGTCGGTGGCAAGTTCTTTGTAGATATTGCGCAGCGATGGTGGAATTTTAACGCCTTCTGGCACACTAAAACTTAAACCGTGGGCTTGGCCCTCACCGTGGTATGGGTCTTGACCAAGAATCACCACTTTAAGCTGATCCATCGGGCAACTGTCGAAGGCGCTAAATACCTCAGCGTCTGGTGGGTAAATCACCTTAGCAGCGCGCTGCTCAGCCACCTTGCCGATTAAACGAGGGTAATATTCAAGCTGCTGTTGCTCAGCAAACAGACTTTGCCAATTTGTCACAATATCAAACCTAATAGCGGACTTAGTAGCCCGCTATTATAGCGATAAAGTTCTAGGGGCTAATATTGCTCGGGCACAAAACTTTGTTCGTTAATCGGCACGCGCACATAATCTTTCTTATCAATGTCCGGCAAAATGATTTTTTCATGCTCAAGATCTTGATAATCGATCTGCGATAAAAAGTGGCTAATGCAGTTAAGCCGCGCCGCTTTTTTATTGTCGGAATTAACCACCCACCATGGCGAATGCTTGGTATCGGTGTAAGCAAACATTTCGTCTTTGGCTTGTGAATAAGCCACCCAACGTGAGCGTGACTCTAAATCCATTGGGCTAAACTTCCAGCGCTTGAGAGGGTTATTAATGCGTTCTAAAAAGCGCTTTTCCTGCTCTTCGTCAGACACCGAAAACCAATATTTAATCAGAATAGTGCCAGAGCGGATCAACATTTTTTCAAACTCAGGACAAGCGCGTAAAAAATCCTGATGCTGCTCATCACTACAAAAACCCATCACCTTTTCCACACCCGCCCGGTTATACCAAGAGCGGTCAAACAGAACTATTTCTCCAGCAGCGGGCAAATGCGCCACATACCGCTGAAAGTACCACTGAGTTTTCTCTCGCTCATTGGGTGCTGGCAGCGCGGCAATGCGGCAAACCCGAGGGTTTAGCTTTTCGGCAATCCGTTTAATCACGCCGCCTTTACCTGCAGCGTCACGCCCCTCAAATATCACCACCACTTTAAGACCTTTTGCTACCACCCATTGCTGCAGTTTAACTAGCTCTGTTTGCAATTCTTCTAAGCGTTTTTCATAGGTCTTTTTATCAATTTTACCCGCCATAAACGAACTCACCTTTAATGTTGATAACCACGACTAAGCAACCGGTTGAATAAAAACAAAAATGAATCAATACAATAAGTTAAATGTAGCAATAAAAACGATTGTTGCCATGAAACTGCAGGCTTGAATTGCAAAGTTGAGCAAAAACAACAAGATTAACTAAACTACAGAGATAAATTCCAAGCGCTGACTCTTTAAAAAAAGCCACAAAATGGTAACCTTAGGCGCCTTTATACATTCGCTTAGAATTCAACATGGCAATCACCGGCACTTTATACATCGTCTCTGCGCCCAGCGGCGCTGGCAAATCAAGCATGATCAATGCGTACCTTTCACGCCATCGTGCATATCCAGCTCAAGTATCGGTTTCCCATACCACTCGTGCAGCGCGCCCCGGTGAAATTGATGGTAATCACTATCACTTTGTTAGCCATGATGACTTTAAAAAACTCATTAGCGAACAAGCCTTTTTTGAATACGCCGAAGTATTTGGCAACTTTTACGGCACCTCTCGCTACACCATCGAAAAAACCCTTGCCGAAGGCATTGATGTATTTTTGGATATTGATTGGCAAGGTGCTCGCCAAGTAAAACAGATGATGCCAGAAGCGGTATCGGTATTTATTTTGCCGCCAAGTCGCGAAGAATTAGAAAACCGTTTGCACATGCGTGGCCAAGATAGCCCGGACGTTATTAAGAAACGCATGGACGAAGCAGAAAGTGAAATGTCTCATTATAATGAGTACGATTACCTAATCATTAACAGTAATTTTGACGAAGCCTTAAGTGAGCTTACTGCCATTATTACTGGGCAAAGATTACAAACCCGTCAGCAAGCTGCAAAACATCGCGACTTGTTAGATGAACTTTTATCGAAATAATCTCGCTAAGTCCTAGTAAATCTTCATAAGATCGGCTAGGATCTTGCGTCATTTTTAGTCAACGGAGCTGTGCATGGCACGAGTAACAGTAGAAGATGCAGTAGAACAAGTCGGCAACCGCTTTGATCTTGTCCTTATCGCCGCACGTCGCGCGCGTCAGATCGCAGTAGAAGGCAAAGACCCTCTAGTTGAAGAAGATAACGATAAACCAACCGTTATCGCTTTGCGTGAAATTGAAGAAGGCTTGATCACCACCGAAACAATGGATGCTCAAGACCGTCAAGAACGTCAGGAACGTGAGGCAGCCGAATTGGCAGCCGTTGCCGCTATCGCCGATAAGCGCATCTAATTCGTCCCCGTCTATAAAATTACCGTGCTGGGTTTACTCTGCACGGTAAAACTCCCATAATTCAATCATATCTATTTCTGCGCTCCTCCGCTGATGAGGTAATGTTTGTATTTATTCGAAAGCCTGCGTGAAGTCGCCTCTAGCTACCTAAGTGAAGAACACGTAAACCTATTACGTGATGCTTATATTTTGGGTAAAGATGCCCATGAAGGACAATTCCGCTCTAGCGGTGAGCCATATATTACTCACCCACTGGCTGTTGCTCGCATTCTTGCCGAGCTCAAGCTAGATAATCAAACTCTAGTAGCCGCTGTATTACACGATACCATTGAAGACACTCCGGTTACTTACGAACAACTTCAAGAACAGTTTGGCACCGAAATCGCCGACTTAGTTGAAGGCGTGAGCAAGCTAGATAAAATTAAGTTTCGCGACAAAAAAGAAGCCCAGGTAGAAAATTTTCGCAAAATGATGATGGCGATGGTGCAAGACATCCGCGTTATCCTTATTAAACTGGCCGACCGCACCCACAATATGCGCACGCTAGGTTCGTTGCGCCCAGATAAGCGCCGCCGCATTGCCCGCGAAACCTTGGAGATTTACGCACCAATTGCCAACCGCTTGGGTATTCACAGCAT
Coding sequences within it:
- a CDS encoding LEA type 2 family protein, yielding MRQALIKTFILSASLWLIACSSMVPNDPPKVNLVSVVPTAGDSMTPSFDINLRVVNPNKQALSLAGAVYTLSLNGHEIVTGATSDLPEVPGYGEANFTLPAQANLIATFRLLSSFVALKSPELDYQVDVKLDIGSLWPAVNLTEKGTFKLEDLGQQISSSVQAL
- a CDS encoding GGDEF domain-containing protein; this translates as MERYSSSWTWLRNFLLALTVLVLVAAQWIPAKRLQLYPSGNMLVDLYSDKGQGGNSSAYWLTSNQKFVCNLESSHLPAKYCGISIKFHKPTDAGTSDKYASLENIDLSDYKQLVVDADFEGPSSELRFFMRSTEATSGHDLSDAKFMFTYFEKHELAEQEAKAQFNQFSIPAWWLNRYYQSRDDFTLDFSKVKEISFDIPSTSSDGEYTITVNKVEAEGKWISNESLYATIIAVWLVYFTAELVRYVLHQKKNLTQSIHTLEKDVDELKHTASNDQLTGVLNRRGLLDALEEKPISNNNYYLFVFDIDHFKHINDSYGHNNGDAVLRFFARQLSSVIRSQDLFARWGGEEFVLLSEQQHEIDAYNFAERLRKLIHQQDFLLSFEGKQQHIKLSMSIGLTLVDKDEAFNVAFNRADSALYLAKDKGRNRTQLAS
- a CDS encoding peptidylprolyl isomerase, whose protein sequence is MAKAQARAQHIIVSSEKKALEILEKLNKGSSFEAMALRFSSCPSAKQGGDLGEFAKGDMVKSFDKAVFSGPLNEVIGPVKTQFGFHLIKVNERWS
- the ppk2 gene encoding polyphosphate kinase 2, which encodes MAGKIDKKTYEKRLEELQTELVKLQQWVVAKGLKVVVIFEGRDAAGKGGVIKRIAEKLNPRVCRIAALPAPNEREKTQWYFQRYVAHLPAAGEIVLFDRSWYNRAGVEKVMGFCSDEQHQDFLRACPEFEKMLIRSGTILIKYWFSVSDEEQEKRFLERINNPLKRWKFSPMDLESRSRWVAYSQAKDEMFAYTDTKHSPWWVVNSDNKKAARLNCISHFLSQIDYQDLEHEKIILPDIDKKDYVRVPINEQSFVPEQY
- the gmk gene encoding guanylate kinase encodes the protein MAITGTLYIVSAPSGAGKSSMINAYLSRHRAYPAQVSVSHTTRAARPGEIDGNHYHFVSHDDFKKLISEQAFFEYAEVFGNFYGTSRYTIEKTLAEGIDVFLDIDWQGARQVKQMMPEAVSVFILPPSREELENRLHMRGQDSPDVIKKRMDEAESEMSHYNEYDYLIINSNFDEALSELTAIITGQRLQTRQQAAKHRDLLDELLSK
- the ung gene encoding uracil-DNA glycosylase — protein: MTNWQSLFAEQQQLEYYPRLIGKVAEQRAAKVIYPPDAEVFSAFDSCPMDQLKVVILGQDPYHGEGQAHGLSFSVPEGVKIPPSLRNIYKELATDIDGFVIPEHGNLSAWAKQGVLLLNTVLTVEQAKAHSHAKYGWETFTEAVISHISQHCDGVVFLLWGAHAQKKGQVIDVNKHHLLSSVHPSPLSAHRGFFGCRHFSKTNQLLEQQGKAAIDWQL
- the rpoZ gene encoding DNA-directed RNA polymerase subunit omega; this encodes MARVTVEDAVEQVGNRFDLVLIAARRARQIAVEGKDPLVEEDNDKPTVIALREIEEGLITTETMDAQDRQERQEREAAELAAVAAIADKRI